A stretch of Arcobacter sp. CECT 8986 DNA encodes these proteins:
- the nusB gene encoding transcription antitermination factor NusB, which produces MATRTQARESVIGLLYAVDLGNDGIIKFVDEILEDKKIRNKQKDFALNLFNGVVDNLEKIDEEIQVHLNQGSLNDLGNVEKSILRLAVYEILFENLDKPIIINEAIELSKRLASDNAPKFINGVLDKVKR; this is translated from the coding sequence ATGGCAACAAGAACACAAGCAAGAGAGTCTGTTATTGGTTTACTTTATGCAGTAGATTTAGGTAATGATGGAATTATAAAATTTGTTGATGAAATTTTAGAAGACAAAAAAATAAGAAATAAACAAAAAGATTTTGCACTTAATTTATTTAATGGTGTAGTAGATAATTTAGAAAAGATTGATGAAGAGATTCAAGTACATTTAAATCAAGGTTCTTTAAATGATTTAGGAAATGTAGAAAAATCTATTTTAAGATTAGCAGTTTATGAAATCTTATTTGAAAATTTAGATAAACCAATTATCATCAATGAAGCAATAGAGTTATCAAAAAGATTAGCAAGTGATAATGCACCAAAATTTATAAATGGTGTACTTGACAAAGTAAAAAGGTAA